In Cupriavidus basilensis, one genomic interval encodes:
- a CDS encoding RDD family protein, producing the protein MPAVTTPKPNAKPAASAAPASPVRPAEAPTIRRRIACMLYEGVLLFGVLSASTGVYLLARPALQQLGLDGPFTMQCWSFLVLGCYFVWFWQRNGQTLAMQTWRMRVETTAGVPPRWPQATLRYLLAWLWLPPSAALGHALGLVKGPFVGVLCAGLLAWILLALLDPRRQFLHDRLARTRLTDLRPPKP; encoded by the coding sequence ATGCCCGCCGTGACCACGCCCAAACCCAACGCCAAGCCAGCCGCATCGGCTGCTCCGGCCAGTCCCGTGCGCCCGGCCGAGGCACCGACGATCCGCCGCCGCATCGCCTGCATGCTGTACGAAGGCGTATTGCTGTTCGGCGTGCTAAGCGCCTCGACGGGGGTCTACCTGCTGGCGCGCCCGGCGCTGCAGCAACTCGGACTGGACGGCCCGTTCACGATGCAGTGCTGGAGCTTCCTGGTGCTGGGCTGCTACTTCGTCTGGTTCTGGCAGCGCAACGGGCAGACGCTCGCCATGCAGACGTGGCGCATGCGGGTCGAGACGACCGCTGGCGTGCCCCCGCGCTGGCCGCAGGCCACGCTGCGCTACCTGCTGGCATGGCTGTGGCTGCCGCCTTCGGCGGCGCTCGGGCACGCGCTCGGCCTGGTCAAGGGCCCGTTCGTCGGCGTGCTGTGCGCCGGCCTGCTGGCCTGGATCCTGCTGGCCCTGCTCGACCCCAGGCGGCAGTTCCTGCATGACCGCCTGGCCCGTACGCGCCTGACCGACCTGCGCCCGCCCAAGCCATGA